A segment of the Fuscovulum ytuae genome:
CGGGGATGGCGATGATGTCTTCGTCTTCGTCTCGGCCGGCACGGCGGATGGCGACGTGATCACGGACTTCCGTCCGGGCGACAAGATCGACCTGTCGGGGATCGACGCGATGGTGGGCATGAATGGCAACCAGGCCTTCGAGCTGGCCGGTCAGGGCACGACGGCGGCGGGCAGCCTGGTGATCCGGGAGGTTGCGACCGAGAACGGGGTGGACACGATCATCGACGGGTTCACCGACGGTGACGCGGATGCCGACTTCTCGATCACGCTGCGCGGGGCGCATACCCTCGACAGCTCGTCCTTCAACTTCTGATGACACTGACCCCCGGCTGGGAAGCTAGCCGGGGGTGTTTTCGGTCTACGTGGCAGGTTCAGACCTTGGTCTAACGGATTGCCGGACCCTGTTCCGTGACGGAATCAGGTCGGATTTTCTAGCTTCAGATCATCGGGACAGTCCGGCTTCTACGGAATCACCTGTTCCTTTTGGGCAAGATGCCCGGATTGAAGTGTTTGAGAGGCAGTTATGGCGCATCCGATGTCGAGTGCAGATCCTTTGGCTTTGCGGAAGGCGCGTTCGTTGTTGAACGCGGACTTGGCGCGGTATGGTTGGGCGTTGTTTGGGATTTCTGGTTTGATCAGCGTTTTGGCGCTGACGGGTTCGTTTTACATGTTGCAGGTATATGACCGGGCGTTGACGTCTGGCTCGGTACAGACGCTGGCGTTTTTGTCGATTTTGGCTTTGGCCTTGTACATGGTTCAGGGCGGTTTTGACACGATCCGGAGCCAGGTTTTGGTGCGGATTGGGGCGCGTCTGGACCAGCGTCTTGCGCCTTTGTCGCACAAGGTTGCGATTGACATGCCGCGCTATGGGTTTTCGACGACGGAGGCGCTGGAGCGGGGCCGGACGGTGGACACGCTGCGGAACTTTTTGGGCTCGCAGGCGCCTGCTGCGATTTTTGATCTGCCCTTTGTGCCTGTGTTTTTGGTGTTTGTGTATCTGCTGCACCCTGTTCTGGGGGCAGTGACGCTGGGTGGCGCGGTTGTGCTGGCGCTTTTGACGATGCTGGCAGAGTTCAAGTCGCGGGATTTGGCCAAATCGGCGCAGCGTGCGCTGGTGGTGCGCAATACGATCTCGGAATCCAACACGCGCAACTCGGAAAGCCTGATCGCGATGGGGGCGACGGGGCGTGCGGTGGAACGCTTTGCGGCGGCCAACCGTCAGCATCTGGACCTTCAGACGCGGGCCTCGGACATCACCGGGACGATGGGGGCGATGTCGCGAGTGCTGCGGATGCTCTTGCAATCGGGGCTCTTGGGTCTTGGGGCGTTCTTCACGATCCAGGGCGAGCTGTCGGCGGGGGCGATCATCGCGGTGTCGGTGGCCTCGGGTCGGGCGCTGGCGCCGATCGATCAGGTGATTGCGAACTGGAAGGGGATTGTGTCGGCGCGGCACGCTTGGACGCAACTGCGCGACACGTTGGTGGCGCTGTCGGCGGAGAAGACGCCGGTGATGCTGCCCTCGCCGACGCAATCCTTGCGGGTTGAGAACCTGACGGTGGCCTCGCCTGCGAATGGCCGGGTGCTGTTGTCGGAGGTGAGCTTTGAATTGCAGGCGGGTCAGGCGCTGGCGATCGTGGGCCCGTCGGGCGGGGGCAAGTCGACGCTGTTGCGGGCGCTTGCGGGTGTCTGGCCGGTGCTGCGCGGGTCGATCCGCTATGATGACGTGGACCTTGCGCAATGGGACCCGTCGCGGATGGGCGAGATCATCGGCTTTTTGCCGCAGGAAGTGGGTCTCTTCAACGGGACGGTGCGCGAGAACATCAGCCGCTTTGACACGAACAAGGACACGGATGCGGTCTACAAGGCGGCGGTGGCGGCGAATGTGCACAAGATGATCGCGGGCCTGCCCGAGGGCTATGACACCGAGGTGGGGGCGCTGGGGACCGCGCTTTCCGCCGGGCAGCGCCAGCGGATCGGACTTGCGCGCGCGCTTTATCAGGACCCGTTCGTGGTGCTGCTGGATGAACCCAATGCCTCGCTTGATGCGGTGGGGGAGCGGGCGCTGAACGATACGATCAAGGCGATCCGGGCGCGTGGCGGCATCGCGGTGATCGTGGCGCATCGTCCGAGCGTGCTGGCGGCGGTGGATATGGTGGCGGCGGTGCATGCCGGTCGTCTGGCGGCCTTTGGCACGAAGGAAGAGGTTTTGGGCAACCGCGACGGCAAGGTGGTGGCGCCCACCACGGTGGCGGGCAGCGATCAGATCAACCTCGGCCCGGCCGAGCGCGAGTTGCAGGCTGCGGCGAATGCGAACTGAGGCGGCAGGCTGAGGTGGGGCCGCGGCCCCGAGTGACGGATGGGGCGCAACACGCCCAGCCAGAACAGACAGCAGGAACGGACAAAGGAAGGAGGCGG
Coding sequences within it:
- a CDS encoding type I secretion system permease/ATPase, which produces MAHPMSSADPLALRKARSLLNADLARYGWALFGISGLISVLALTGSFYMLQVYDRALTSGSVQTLAFLSILALALYMVQGGFDTIRSQVLVRIGARLDQRLAPLSHKVAIDMPRYGFSTTEALERGRTVDTLRNFLGSQAPAAIFDLPFVPVFLVFVYLLHPVLGAVTLGGAVVLALLTMLAEFKSRDLAKSAQRALVVRNTISESNTRNSESLIAMGATGRAVERFAAANRQHLDLQTRASDITGTMGAMSRVLRMLLQSGLLGLGAFFTIQGELSAGAIIAVSVASGRALAPIDQVIANWKGIVSARHAWTQLRDTLVALSAEKTPVMLPSPTQSLRVENLTVASPANGRVLLSEVSFELQAGQALAIVGPSGGGKSTLLRALAGVWPVLRGSIRYDDVDLAQWDPSRMGEIIGFLPQEVGLFNGTVRENISRFDTNKDTDAVYKAAVAANVHKMIAGLPEGYDTEVGALGTALSAGQRQRIGLARALYQDPFVVLLDEPNASLDAVGERALNDTIKAIRARGGIAVIVAHRPSVLAAVDMVAAVHAGRLAAFGTKEEVLGNRDGKVVAPTTVAGSDQINLGPAERELQAAANAN